A region from the Pelobates fuscus isolate aPelFus1 chromosome 1, aPelFus1.pri, whole genome shotgun sequence genome encodes:
- the CRYBA1 gene encoding beta-crystallin A3 isoform X1, giving the protein MDIPAVQTEREDITSEKMAQTNPLPVPLGPWKITVYDQENFQGKRMEFTASCPNIMECGFDNIRSLKVECGAWVGYEHTSFCGQQFVLERGEYPRWDAWSGSNAYHIERLMSFRPVCSANHKESKLVIFEKENFIGRQWEICDDYPSLQAMGWCNNEVGSMKIQCGAWVCYQYPGYRGYQYIMESDHHGGEYKHWREWGSHAQTFQIQSIRRIQQ; this is encoded by the exons ATGGATATCCCAGCAGTTCAGACTGAGCGAG AAGACATCACCTCTGAAAAAATGGCCCAGACTAACCCGCTCCCTGTTCCTCTGGGACCCTGGAAG ATCACAGTCTATGATCAAGAGAACTTTCAAGGAAAGAGAATGGAGTTTACGGCATCATGCCCAAACATCATGGAATGTGGTTTTGACAACATCAGATCTCTAAAGGTGGAATGTGGAGC CTGGGTAGGCTATGAACACACTAGCTTCTGTGGCCAGCAGTTTGTCCTTGAGAGAGGAGAGTACCCACGCTGGGATGCCTGGAGTGGAAGCAATGCCTATCACATTGAGCGACTGATGTCCTTCCGCCCAGTCTGTTCTGCT aaccataaGGAATCCAAACTAGTCATCTTCGAGAAAGAGAACTTCATTGGACGCCAGTGGGAAATATGCGATGACTACCCCTCACTGCAGGCCATGGGCTGGTGCAACAATGAGGTGGGATCCATGAAGATTCAGTGTGGAGC CTGGGTTTGCTATCAATATCCTGGATACCGCGGTTACCAGTACATCATGGAGTCCGATCATCATGGAGGAGAGTACAAGCACTGGAGAGAATGGGGATCCCATGCCCAAACCTTCCAGATCCAATCTATCCGACGCATCCAACAATAA
- the CRYBA1 gene encoding beta-crystallin A3 isoform X2 — MDIPAVQTERDITSEKMAQTNPLPVPLGPWKITVYDQENFQGKRMEFTASCPNIMECGFDNIRSLKVECGAWVGYEHTSFCGQQFVLERGEYPRWDAWSGSNAYHIERLMSFRPVCSANHKESKLVIFEKENFIGRQWEICDDYPSLQAMGWCNNEVGSMKIQCGAWVCYQYPGYRGYQYIMESDHHGGEYKHWREWGSHAQTFQIQSIRRIQQ, encoded by the exons ATGGATATCCCAGCAGTTCAGACTGAGCGAG ACATCACCTCTGAAAAAATGGCCCAGACTAACCCGCTCCCTGTTCCTCTGGGACCCTGGAAG ATCACAGTCTATGATCAAGAGAACTTTCAAGGAAAGAGAATGGAGTTTACGGCATCATGCCCAAACATCATGGAATGTGGTTTTGACAACATCAGATCTCTAAAGGTGGAATGTGGAGC CTGGGTAGGCTATGAACACACTAGCTTCTGTGGCCAGCAGTTTGTCCTTGAGAGAGGAGAGTACCCACGCTGGGATGCCTGGAGTGGAAGCAATGCCTATCACATTGAGCGACTGATGTCCTTCCGCCCAGTCTGTTCTGCT aaccataaGGAATCCAAACTAGTCATCTTCGAGAAAGAGAACTTCATTGGACGCCAGTGGGAAATATGCGATGACTACCCCTCACTGCAGGCCATGGGCTGGTGCAACAATGAGGTGGGATCCATGAAGATTCAGTGTGGAGC CTGGGTTTGCTATCAATATCCTGGATACCGCGGTTACCAGTACATCATGGAGTCCGATCATCATGGAGGAGAGTACAAGCACTGGAGAGAATGGGGATCCCATGCCCAAACCTTCCAGATCCAATCTATCCGACGCATCCAACAATAA